AACCACTCAATTTGAGAGATTTTATTGATCGCTTTATAGACTTGTGCTAGAGTGTTTTCTTTAGAATAATTAACATAAACGCTCCCTTGAGTGTTTTCAAACCCTAGTAGCTCTAATTCTTGCCTTAAATCATCATAGGCTTTATTGTAGGGTTCTTCCGTATTCTTTTTTTAAAATCTCAATCTTTAAATCAAACGCTAGAGCATACATTTTCAAAACCTTTATTATTTTCTCTTTTTAACTCGTTTGTAAGATCATCTAAACTATCAATTTGAGTGAGATTAACCCCATTTAACGCCTCCCTCAAGTTCTAACTGATTGATCAAGTTAAATTGTGGAGGTCATTAGACCCCACTAACACGCCCAAGCTATCCTTTAGCGAACCATTCAACCAACAACAATCCCAAGATAACAAGCCAGCCCTAACAAGCACGATAGGAACAACGACTAACTATGGCAAGCTAAACTATATTAAGATAGGGCTAAATCAAAACTTTAACGCTAATGTAGGCGCTAATCAAGGCTACCCCTTTTTAACAAGTTTTTTAAAATCTTTTTTGTAAAGGGCATGGTGCTTAATTTTCAGCATTCACTTCTTTATTTGATTTCATTTGCCCATGCAGAAAAATCTTCAATAACCTCTAATTTTTCGCCATTTAACGCATCTCTTATGGCTTGTTGCGTTTCAATATTTGGGATCTCATGCCCCAAACAACAACCTCTTTTATCATCAAACGCTTGGCTAATTTTTTGCTCTAATTGATTGATGAGATTAAAAAGCTGTTTTTCGCTGTATTTTGTGTAGTCTTTTTTGGCGGTGGTGTTAGGCATGCTTATTCCTTTTTTAAAATATCAGATCATTATAGCGCAAGCGATTTGGTTTAAGCGTTATAAGGGGTGTGGGTGGATTAAAACAACTCACTATGACTGCCTAACCTTAACAAAATCAGCTCATCATCTTTCACTAAATACACAAGCAAAATGTCGGATTTAATATGGCATTCCCTAAAAGGTTTCCACTTGCCTTTTAGGGCATGATCTTGAAATCGTGGATCTAGCGGTTCTTTTTTTCTTAAGGTTAGAATGACTTCCTTCAAAACGCTATCATCAAACCCATTCAAAAGCAATTTATCAAAATCTTTTTGAAAAGATTTTTTAAGATTGAGCTTCAACACCTAAAGCCTTTTTTCTCTCATTGCTATAACTAGAAAAATCCTCAACGAACAAATCTGTTTCTTTGTTATCCGCATCTCTCATGGCTTGTTGCGTTTGAGTGTTTGGGGTTTCATGCCCAAAACAACAATCTCTTTTATCATCAAAAGCTTGGCTGATTTTTTGCAAGAGTTCATTTAATGCGTCTATTTTATCCTTAAAGTTTTGATCCCTTTTTTCCAATTCTTTAGCCATTTTTTCTTTAAAAGAAACTCTATCATTTTGCATCTTTTTGATTTTTCGCTCTAATTGATGGATTAAATTAAAAAGCTGTTTTTCGCTGTATTTTGTGTAGTCTTTTTTGGCGGTGGTGTTAGGCATGCTTATTCCTTTTTTAAAATATCAGATCATTATAGCGCAAGCGATAGAGTGGGATAAACTAGAAATCAAAACTTAAAGATTAAAAAGCGGATTGGGAAGTTAATGAAAAAATTAAAGATCAAAAGATTAAAAAGCGGATTGAAAAATCAGTGAAAAGATCAAAAGATCTGTTAGTAAAAAATTTTAAAAAAGTTTAAAAATTTAAAAGTTTTGTGAGTGAAAAATAATCGTTTTAGATTTGATTTTATAATAAAACGCATTTTCTTAAAAGTGTAGTGGGTATTTGAAACCATTCTCCCCCTTTTAATCTCCAACTTAAACCCACTATATAAAAGAAGCGCTTTTTTAAAAAACTATCGCTTAATTAACGCCAAGTTTTCCACTAACCAATCACTAAAAACGCTAAAAAAGATTTTTCATCAAACCCCCTCCAAAAAGAGAGTTTAAAAAAAGAGAGTTCAAAGAAAAAGGGGGTTCAAAGAAAACCCCCCAAAGAAAGAAAGTTCAAAGAAAGAAAGTTCAAAACAAAGAGAGTTCAAAAAACCACTTAAAAACAAGAAGTTCAAAAAAAGAAAGTTCAAAAACAAAGGGTTTAAAAGAAAAAAGATTTTTCATCAAACTCCCCCCCTAAAACAAAGAGAGTTCAAACAAAGGTTTCAAAACAAAGGCTTCAAAAAAATTAAACCCCTCCAAAAAAAAAAGAAAGGCTTCAAAAGAAACCCCTTAAAAGAGAGANTTTTTATCTTATTGTATCGCTGAAGAAAATGGGGCGTATGCGAGCGTGGGGTTTGAATATTCTATCAGTCATGCCGTTGAACACAATAACCCTTTTTTAAATCAAGAACGCATCCAAATCATTTCTAACGCTCAAAATCAAATCCATAAACTCAATCAAGTCAAAAACGAAATCACAAGCATGCCCAACACCTTTGAATATATTAACAACGCTTTAAAAAACCATGCTAAATTAACCCCCACTGAAATGCAAGCCGAACAATACTACCTCCAATCCACCCTTCAAAACATTGAAAAAATAGTCATGCTTAGCGGTGGAATTGCATCTAACCCACAATTAGCCCAAGCGTTAGAAAAAATGCAAGAACCCATTACTAACCCTTTAGAGTTTGAAGAAAACTTAAGAAATTTAGAATCGCAATTCACTCAATCTCAAAACCGCATGCTTTCTTCTTTATCTTCTCAAATCGCTCAAATTTCAAATTCCTTAAACGCGCTTGATCCTAGCTCTTATTCTAAAAACATTTCAAGCATGTATGGGGTGAGTTTGAGCGTAGGGTATAAGCATTTCTTTACCAAGAAAAAAAATCAAGGGTTTCGCTATTACTTGTTCTATGACTATGGTTACACTAACTTTGGTTTTGTGGGTAACGGCTTTGATGGTTTGGGCAAAATGAATAACCATCTCTATGGGCTTGGGATAGATTATCTTTATAATTTCATTGATAACGCAAAAAAACATTCGAGCGTGGGTTTTTATGTGGGCTTTGCTTTAGCGGGGAGTTCGTGGGTAGGGAGTGGTTTAGGCATGTGGGTGAGCCAAACGGATTTTATCAACAATTACTTGACCAATTATCAAGCTAAAATGCACACGAGTTTTTTCCAAATCCCTTTGAATTTTGGGGTTCGTGTGAATGTCAATAGGCACAATGGCTTTGAAATGGGCTTAAAGATCCCTTTAGCAATCAATTCCTTTTATGAAACGCATGGCAAAGGGCTAAACACTTCCCTCTTTTTCAAACGCCTTGTAGTGTTTAATGTGAGTTATGTTTATAGTTTTTAGGGGGGTANCATTTTGCAAGCTTTGCGCGTTAGGGATGCTAGAGAGTGCGGTGGTGATGCTGTTATAAGTATTCCCTAATTCATTGTATCGGGATTTGAAATTCACTAGAGTGTCAGCGATGTTTTCGGCTTGCTGTATTTGCTGCTCTTGAGTGCCAAAGTGAGCGATGCTGTTGGTTAAGTTCGTTATGGTTTCTTGCACATAGGCGCAACCGGCTCCCCAAGTGTTGGAAGTTACCTGACCTGGATTGGTGCCCCTACGCTCACCCCCTTGCACTTCATAACACACCCCTAAAGAGTCTGATACAAAATTTTTAGGGATTTTTTCAAAGTTTTTCACCACTTGTTCGGCTTGGTTTAAAATCTCTGCTTGGGCTTGCGCGTTTTTGAGCATGCTTTGTGCAAAGCTAGCGTCTGTGTAAGGGTTGAATGGTTTTCCAGTGTCCAAGTTGTTTTGATTTTGCGCATTTTCACTAACGATTTTACTTTGCGCGACAGCTTCTTGCGCGTTAGCGATCATGCCTTGGATAGCGCTGATTTCATTCTTAAACATCCCACACATTGTCCCATTGCCGCTTATCCCTGCCCAATACCTGCTACCACCATTCTGAAAGTTTGGGCATGCCTCATTTAGGGTAGTGATAATGATGCTCGCTTGTTCTAAAAGAGTTTGAGCGTTATTTTCTGTGTTGATCTGTTCTGATGTGCTTGTTGAACTTGTANATTTGGTTTGCCACCCGTTCTTTTGTCTCCTTGAATAGTAAAATCAAGTTTTGTAGTGGTGTTGCTTAAAACGGGGACCCCATCCCCATTAGATCCATTGGCTGTCAAAGCCTTTTGAATGATTTGATAGGC
This DNA window, taken from Helicobacter pylori, encodes the following:
- a CDS encoding HP0895 family type II toxin-antitoxin system toxin, with protein sequence MPNTTAKKDYTKYSEKQLFNLIHQLERKIKKMQNDRVSFKEKMAKELEKRDQNFKDKIDALNELLQKISQAFDDKRDCCFGHETPNTQTQQAMRDADNKETDLFVEDFSSYSNERKKALGVEAQS
- a CDS encoding type II toxin-antitoxin system mRNA interferase toxin, RelE/StbE family, giving the protein MLKLNLKKSFQKDFDKLLLNGFDDSVLKEVILTLRKKEPLDPRFQDHALKGKWKPFRECHIKSDILLVYLVKDDELILLRLGSHSELF
- the hopJ gene encoding Hop family outer membrane protein HopJ/HopK; translation: MAEENGAYASVGFEYSISHAVEHNNPFLNQERIQIISNAQNQIHKLNQVKNEITSMPNTFEYINNALKNHAKLTPTEMQAEQYYLQSTLQNIEKIVMLSGGIASNPQLAQALEKMQEPITNPLEFEENLRNLESQFTQSQNRMLSSLSSQIAQISNSLNALDPSSYSKNISSMYGVSLSVGYKHFFTKKKNQGFRYYLFYDYGYTNFGFVGNGFDGLGKMNNHLYGLGIDYLYNFIDNAKKHSSVGFYVGFALAGSSWVGSGLGMWVSQTDFINNYLTNYQAKMHTSFFQIPLNFGVRVNVNRHNGFEMGLKIPLAINSFYETHGKGLNTSLFFKRLVVFNVSYVYSF